The Solea senegalensis isolate Sse05_10M linkage group LG9, IFAPA_SoseM_1, whole genome shotgun sequence genome has a segment encoding these proteins:
- the uts2r3 gene encoding urotensin-2 receptor has translation MEFSGSLPPPSPYTFPVFPNVSLPSLSPSISPSPSLASTALFCSLLSLLSLLGITGNLYTIGLLLRRRRNKRRRGAGPTCCLMRVPVPFCLANTSSPSTSPISSSSSSSSSLYLQVLSLALADLLYLFTAPFIVYDSLASGWAFGELGCRLLLSLDLLTMHASIFTLTAMSLDRYRAVARPLHTSSSNSSGLLRVGLAWGLAVALSLPMMITLHLEDGENQEGQLCVPAWDEQSSKAYLSVLFCTSILGPGLAIGALYATLGRLYWVSQTRPAWASGSSTACPPRAPKPKVLLLILGIVLAFWACFLPFWIWQLLPLYQPDMLRTVPVGTQVTVNRILTGLTYGNSCVNPFFYTLLTGKQRRNRQTLTSTNQLCRKSSPLQ, from the coding sequence ATGGAGTTCTCAGGTTCTTTGCCTCCACCTTCCCCATATACGTTCCCAGTCTTTCCAAATGTCTCTTTGccttctctgtctccctccatctctccatcacCCAGCCTGGCCTCCACAGCTCTTTTctgctccctcctctccctcctctccttgcTGGGCATCACAGGAAACCTGTACACGATAGGCCTCCTTCTGAGGCGCAGGAGAAACAAGAGAAGACGTGGAGCAGggccaacctgctgcctaatgagAGTACCAGTTCCATTCTGCCTTGCCAACACTTCCTCCCCATCCACCTcccccatctcctcctcttcttcctcctcttcctccctttaCCTCCAGGTGCTGAGTCTTGCTCTTGCTGACCTGCTTTACCTTTTCACCGCGCCCTTCATCGTGTACGACAGCCTGGCGTCTGGCTGGGCCTTTGGTGAGCTGGGCTGCCGCCTCCTCCTGAGCCTGGACCTCCTCACCATGCACGCCTCCATCTTCACTCTCACTGCCATGAGTCTGGACCGCTACCGGGCTGTGGCTCGCCCCCtgcacacctcctcctccaactcctCTGGCCTGCTGCGTGTAGGCCTGGCCTGGGGTCTGGCTGTGGCTCTTAGTCTGCCCATGATGATCACCCTGCACCTGGAGGATGGGGAGAACCAGGAGGGCCAGCTGTGTGTGCCAGCGTGGGACGAGCAGAGCTCCAAAGCCTATCTGAGCGTGCTGTTCTGCACCAGCATCCTCGGCCCTGGGCTGGCCATCGGTGCACTTTATGCTACTTTAGGCCGGCTCTACTGGGTGTCTCAGACCCGGCCAGCCTGGGCCAGTGGGAGCAGCACAGCTTGTCCTCCCCGTGCTCCCAAACCCAAAGTCCTGCTCCTCATTCTGGGTATCGTTCTAGCTTTTTGGGCCTGCTTTCTCCCTTTCTGGATCTGGCAGCTGCTGCCACTGTACCAGCCCGACATGCTGCGGACAGTACCAGTGGGGACGCAGGTGACGGTCAATCGTATCCTCACAGGTTTGACCTATGGAAACTCGTGTGTGAATCCATTCTTCTACACACTACTGACTGGAAAACAAAGACGCAACCGGCAGACGCTGACGTCGACAAATCAGCTCTGCCGCAAGAGCAGTCCACTGCAGTAG
- the khdc4 gene encoding KH homology domain-containing protein 4 yields MSYSGSQNGGRRSKWDQPGPGGMGEAEAAPTGALDAAAAVAAKINAMLVAKGKLKPSQIGTPGPPDKAVGVGKPPVPTKAKDDLVVAEVEINDVPITCRNLLTRGQTQDEISKVSGAAVSTRGRYMASEEKGKALPGDRPLYLHVQGQTRDLVDRAVNRIKEIITNGVVKAATASSSSSSFSSSGTSVTVYHQHNPPPPSLPPMAHHKPHFQSGMHYVQDKVFVGLEHAIPGFVVKERVEGPGCSYLQHIQAETGAKVFLRGKGSGCLEPASGREAFEPMYIYISHPKPEGLAAAKTLCENLLQTVHAEYSCFLSQMSTMMPTQQGFGQPPVVNGIPPQPPYYPPPGYQPGYPMPLPPPQPQPLPPPYTAPPPIPPVAATGVPPQYPLLPAPGPGPCPAPAPIPTPTPAPVPCSMPQTLPSVLFPLSAAAPPKAPSPASTLNPTQKRRFTEEVPDERDSGLLGYQHGPIHMTNLGAGFSVGSPETTGPPPQSSSGPPSERDSRQLMPPPHMPVNGVRPKMEDRRPPQGPMEPAVKRLKTGLVAYTGDSSDEEEDHSSSKASGPGNPGAVPPTSSSSGWTQGYRCPPPPPPRAKTQPQQQSMPFWMAP; encoded by the exons ATGTCATATAGTGGAAGCCAAAATGGCGG CCGCCGCAGCAAATGGGACCAGCCCGGTCCTGGAGGGATGGGGGAGGCTGAAGCTGCACCCACCGGGGCTCTggatgctgccgctgctgtggCCGCCAAGATTAATGCCATGTTAGTAGCCAAGGGCAAACTAAAGCCTTCGCAGATCGGAACCCCTGGACCTCCTGACAAG GCTGTGGGAGTTGGAAAGCCTCCAGTGCCAACAAAAGCCAAAGATGACCTGGTGGTAGCTGAGGTTGAAATCAATGACGTCCCCATTACCTGTCGAAATCTCCTGACACGAGGGCAAACTCAGGATGAG ATTAGTAAAGTTAGTGGTGCTGCGGTTTCAACCAGGGGGCGTTACATGGCATCAGAGGAGAAAGGCAAAGCTCTACCAGG AGATAGACCTCTGTATCTACATGTCCAAGGACAGACGAGAGACCTTGTTGACA GGGCAGTTAACAGAATCAAGGAAATAATCACCAATGGTGTGGTCAAGGCTGCAACtgcctcatcatcatcttcatccttcTCCTCCAGTGGAACTTCAGTCACAGTTTACCACCAACATAACCCACCTCCACCCTCACTGCCCCCCATGGCCCACCACAAACCACACTTTCAGTCTGGG atGCATTATGTTCAAGATAAAGTCTTTGTGGGACTGGAGCATGCTATCCCGGGATTTGTGGTTAAAGAGCGGGTGGAGGGCCCCGGTTGTTCATACCTGCAGCACATTCAGGCTGAGACTGGAGCTAAAGTCTTCCTCAGAGGAAAAGGATCAGGTTGCTTAGAACCTGCCTCTGGACGGGAGGCCTTTGAACccatgtacatatatatcag TCACCCGAAACCAGAAGGACTTGCAGCAGCAAAAACTTTGTGTGAGAATCTTCTTCAGACG GTGCATGCAGAGTATTCTTGCTTTCTCAGTCAAATGAGCACAATGATGCCAACAcaacaag GCTTTGGACAGCCTCCAGTGGTGAATGGGATACCTCCTCAGCCTCCTTACTACCCCCCTCCAGGATACCAGCCAGGATACCCCATGCCTCTACCTCCACCTCAGCCCCaaccccttcctcctccttacACCGCACCCCCTCCTATACCTCCTGTTGCAGCCACAGGTGTGCCTCCCCAATATCCACTGCTACCAGCCCCTGGTCCAGGCCCATGCCCCGCTCCAGCTCCCATTCCAACTCCAACTCCAGCTCCTGTTCCATGCTCTATGCCTCAG ACTCTTCCTTCTgtactttttcctctttctgctgCAGCACCACCCAAAGCACCATCTCCAGCCTCTACACTCAACCCAACACAGAAAAGACGCTTCACAGAAGAGGTACCAGACGAGAGGGACAGCGGTCTACTTGGTTACCAG CATGGACCCATTCATATGACTAATTTAGGTGCAGGCTTCTCAGTGGGCAGCCCTGAGACTACAGGACCCCCACCACAGAGTTCCTCTGGTCCACCAAGTGAGAGGGACAG TCGGCAGCTAATGCCTCCACCACATATGCCTGTGAATGGAGTTAGACCCAAGATGGAGGACAGAAGGCCACCCCAAGGCCCCATGG AGCCTGCAGTGAAAAGGTTAAAAACAGGTTTGGTAGCATACACCGGAGACTCctctgatgaagaggaagaccacTCCTCCTCCAAAGCCTCAGGGCCAGGTAACCCCGGGGCAGTTCCccctacctcctcctcctcaggctgGACACAGGGCTATCGTtgccctcctccaccacccccCCGTGCTAAAacacagccacagcagcagtcGATGCCTTTCTGGATGGCACCGTGA